In Pseudophryne corroboree isolate aPseCor3 chromosome 2, aPseCor3.hap2, whole genome shotgun sequence, the sequence cacccagatccaaaaccaaaacccaaaaggatggttttggcaaaaccaatacgatctaaaaccaaaacatgaaaagtgcccgccgcacatctctaataataataataataataataataataacctttttAATGTATGCAGTTGAACTCCACAGAGAGGAATATGTCTGGTGCCAGGGTTTGGGAACACGCAGTGGAGATAGCACTGGATATCTCTATATAATATTCTGTATGGGTGAAGAGGAGGCTACCTACTTGCAGCCAGGACATCTTGGGGGATAGAAGCAGCAGTTGTGCCTATGATCAGAGCAGCCAACTCTTCAGCTCACCCAGGGGTATAGGAAGAAACAAAGGCACCTGGAACAAGCAGCTATTAAGTGCCCCTCTTCTGAAACAAGGACCCCATATGTAGGGCTGGCATGATGCTTAAGAAGTGCTTGACCTCACCCCATCCCCCTTCAGACACTCAATCCCATGGTCAATATACAAGAATCCTACAGTCAACCCAAAGTCAATACCGATGCTCTCAAAAACGATCACCATCAGCATCCTCATTAACCTTCATCCTCCGGAGAAGCCTCCAGCCTTATAATAAATCTCCACTAAACAAAATCAGCCCTCATCCtaataaatgctattcacaaatgtttttggcCTCCCTACACTACCCTGTGACTGTGAGGTCCCATCATTCCCACTTGCAGACCTCAGCATCCAGTCATGAATGATATCCTGAGGGCACCTAGCCAGCCAGCATTGCCACTCAGCATCCAGGAAGGGGGTAGCGTGGGAGACTCCCCACTGCTTGCCAGCCCATCACTCTCCATCTATGAGCACTCCATAGAGAGAGGCGAGCCATGGATCTCCACGCCAGAGGCTGGCAAACTGCCCCACATAGAGAAAAATGAGGGTAATAGAGAAGTTCAAGATATGCTAAGGCTGGGGGTCGCACTAGCCCATGTCATATCTTGGATCATGGGGTTATGCCCTCTATAAGACCTAGCGAAAGACCTGGGAATATGTAATGGCTTCCGAGATGTAGGCATTGGCCAGAttctgcccaatgttttaaagtgCCTTTCATTTAAAAGACAAAACCAGCCTGGCTTAGTGTGAGGTTGATCTACTAAACAGAAAGAATCTAGTTTACTAATGTAAAACTGTGCTACCCTCTTAAATACTGCTTGTCCTGTTCCTAACCCTATTCACTCCTGTGTTGCCGTAGTTGCTGATCCTTCCCTTGGGACAATAAAGCCGCAGGTGGAATATCTGTCTCTCTTTGGAGTCTTGACTCACCTACTGTCCTTCatacacagggctgtttctagccaattaggctcccagtgcgagatttaaaaatgtgcccccccccatgacataaaaaaatgtgccccccccacacgcacacctaGATAAAACAAAAACTTgctcgcgcacccggcaagggggcatggcctcatctaaatgggtgtggcctcatttaaatggtcatggcctcgtctgaaaagactacctcacaatccagtttttgaccctgcaccaacagatcacgacaaccacaggaaaaaaaaaattctaccatattaagcttcacacagtaatgccccctgcaccatattatgccacacaccgcaatgcccttgatacattaaatccccacactacggcagccaagagtccccatttcacacattacggcaggtgtccccattttacacattgagagagagagagagaatacttacagaggcgattaccgctcttcggcccgtctcaccagtcgctcctcgcgcggcctttccctcttcctaacttggatccccctctgtactccgctcggggggggggggggggggggggagtttcgcgtcgtgacggggttgcgtcgtgacgtaacaacgcaaccacgtcattccgtgaaactccgccccccgagcgggttactcggggagaaataggagggggaagcagggagccacagttagtgccgcggcgggcgcccagtgcggttgcactgctcgcctgccccaagaaacggccctgttcaTACATATGCAACGGAGCTGTGCTATGGACAtgctattattattaatattattattattattatattgcctTTCTATATGGTTTTTTGAGTTTATTGGAATAAAGAAGCAACTGGGGTTCAATAATTTGTGTATGTATGATATAAACTACACAAAGCAAGACATCACTGCAGCCAATCCTAGCTGCCAAGTTCAGGTTGCCAAAGAAATCTTCTGCAGCTCCCCTGATGTCTGCtggcttattggccctcattccgagttgatcggtcgcaaggcgaatttagcagagttacacacgctaagccgccgcctactgggagtgaatcttagcttcttaaaattgcgaccgatgtattcgcaatattgcgattactaactacttagcagtttcagagtagctcctgacttactctgcctgtgcgatcagttcagtgcttgtcgttcctggttgacgtcacaaacacacccagcgttcgcccaggcactcccaccgtttccccggccactcctgcgtttttcccggaaacggtagcgttttcagccacacgcccctgaaacgccgtgtttccgcccagtaacacccatttcctgtcaatcacattacgatcgccggagcgaagaaaaagccgtgagtaaaattactttcttcatagtaaagttacttggcgcagtcgcagtgcgaacattgcgcatgcgtactaagcggattttcactgcgatgcgatgaaaaataccgagcgaacaactcggaatgagggccatagtctgtagACAgttacggaaatgatggatgataaTGGAAGTTATATATAGCGATGGGTGAGGTCAGTCGAAGAAAGAGCTTGTCGCTATTATGGGAGAAAAAACAAACTTGTTTTAGTTTGGTACACAAGCAAGGTTTCCTGCCAAATAACCCGTTATATGTGTACGTCTGGGATATATCTGTCCCCTTTTTCTCCTGTTCTACTTATAATGGTTTTATAGTTTAAAGCGACTCTCCCAGAATGTAAAGGAGAGTACTGAATTTCTCTTGGACCCCCGGAAGAATGGGGCCAGTCTCCAGCATGCCACCTAAGTGCTGAGTTTTGAACAGCGAACGAGCTTAAACGGAATAAACCCTGCCACAAACATAGCTATAGTGATGGCACAAGGGAGGAGCGTGGTTTCCTATTAATATTAGGAAACAATGGAGTGAGTGGGGTGTGGTCGTGGCCCAATCAAAGGGGGTCTGTGCTGATATTATCAGTATTGGAAATGGTTATCATAATCTGTGTGTGAAACAGCAATGCAACATCAGTCGGGACAATGTTGGTGGTATAAGGTATGATGGCACTGTTGGTGGCCCAGTTTGCCAACATCACCTGGGGGTCACGCCACAAGAATCCACCACTGACAACCATCATATAACAGTTTTAGACCCATCCTAATTTCTGCTtcattttgtctgaacctttttccCTGCTGAGCAATCTGTTCTAGATAAACCAATGCGTTGTCCCAATATACAGCGAAAGACGATTTAGCCCTACAACAAGAACAGACCTCTTTCTCTCTGATTTTGGGAATTGGAACAAGTTAGAACATGCTCCATATCCACTCAGAACGTCTGTTTTGTGGAAGGGACATCCTTTGTCAAAAGTAGCCACCAATAAAATTGTGATTGCCACATTATATTCAGAAGTGGTGGCAGGTATACAAGAACAGTGTGGGATGCGGCTAACAtatcggctgtcaggatcccggcagtcggaataccaatgccggaatcccaatacCCATCAGAATAAtgccgccagaatcccaacagggtcaggagaccaacgccggaatcccaacagccagcatctcgacagagagtggagggcccgggccgcATGCcgcctgccgcaacccgccgctgcTCGCTACTGCCCACTGCTGAGAAGGCCCCAGCTCTAAGTAttgaaaatggccaccgcctcagaggagacggtTATTTGAAATGCTAGAGGagttggtggccattttgggaaagaCACTTTCAAAAGGTTGAAAGCGGCAGGTGCAAACAGCGCCCCCCGCTGGGACAGCTGACCCATGGTGGTGGCGGTGATGGCCCGGGAGGGGGGGTGTTCCCCTGACAATGAGTAAAACCCCTGAGAGCAGGTACTGTGGCATATTGCATTTTTAATATGTGGGCATAATTTGGTGACGGGCACAacatggtgtcaggagcattattgtgtggggcataatatggtgacaggagcaTAATTCTGGGGGCGTAATATGGGGGCTTATTATGGCGcatggggcattactttgtggggcataatataCAGTAGTGTTGCTCAGAGTACATgcacaggaatatatatatatatatatatatatatagatatagatagatagatagatatatatatatatatatatacacacacacacatatatatatatatatatatataattttatttttcatttacttatttatttatgggggggggggagctgtctattttgtcagtcctgggccccgtaATTTCTGTTGGCAGCCCTGAGTATAGCAGGCAGGTTAGGGCTAGGGCCatggaggataggtttaggcaccacccagggggttaggattaggctggggggggggggggggggaggggagttagagttagggtgcggggaggggggagaggaggttagggttatgctgctgggAAGTGGGGGCGGgggtaggcactaaggggggagggttagggttaggctgcggggaggggagttaGGTATAGTCACCAccaaggggaagttagggttatgcactaagggtggaggttaggtttagactgcgggaagggagggttagggggtaggggagaggggatagCATACTAACCCtgcccctgtcaggattttaaagatccggatgccggcgtcggtattctggccGCTGGCATCCTGTCCACTGGTTTCTCATACTGAACCCCACAGTGTCTGGATCATTTCTAAAGATTCCAACACAAATATATCTCAGATATGTTATTAGTGACGCTAGTAACATTGTACCATGTGCTTTGTTCTGTCCCTGATCTTCACTCTTGGCAGGAGAAAAACATTTACACATAATATTGTACAAATATATCATATCTCTGTAAATCAATACAATGAAATCTGTACCGTGTGTCCTGCACTAGTGGTGTTTCAAATATATCCATGAGAACCTTCCCGGCTTCCGGAGATACATTATTCACAGCCGTATAGACGTAAAAAGCCAATGTGTCAGGAATAATCAGCCAGTCTCGACGTACATGGCGCTTGGCGACGGCTTTGCCTTCAGCTCCTCCATCTGTGAGACAGTAATAGGAAGGTTACATTCTATGCAAcaaagtatgtatgtgtatatatatatatatatatatatatatatataaatatatatatatatcgaaaaaAGGAAAATAATGCGCCGCAAGTGGAAATAAAAACTCTACAACCCAACATATATGGCTGTTCTATATTAACACTACCGATATAGGGCGTCTGCTGATCCCCCAAATAATACCGGGATGGTAAATCCCTGATTTCATTGAATCTATGAAGGAAAGGGATGGGgggtagcgaccactggtgtctaaaATGAATTACAAAATATTTGaaacaattaaaacatttattacaaatttacaaaactttttctaaaaatgggataaaaagtaatTACACATTTATGTAAAAAGATATAAAGTGCAAGATATTAAGGTGCTTATCGGAGTCAGAGGTCAAATGATGCCCAACGCGTTCCGTCACACAGACGTCATCAAGGGGTGACGAATCGCGTTGGGTATCATCTGACCACTGACTCAGATAAGTACCTTAATATCTTGCACTTTATATCTTTTTACATAAATGTGTAattactttttatcccatttttagtaAAAGTTTTGTAAATTTGTAATACATTTTGTAATTGTTTCAAATATTTTGTAATTCATtttagacaccagtggtcgctacccccccccccccccccatccctttcctatatatatatatatatatatatatatatatatatatacatatacatatacaggttgagtatcccttatccaaaatgcttgggaccagaagtattttggatattggatttttccgtattttggaataattgcacaccataatgagatatcatggtgacagGACCcacgtctaagcacagaatgcatttatgtttcatatacacattatacacacagcctgaaggtaattctagccaatagttttaattactttgtgcattaaacaaagtgtgtctacattcacacaattcatttatgttcatatacaccttatgcacacagcctgaaggtctttgaatacaatatttttaattactttttgtattaaacaaagtttgtgtacattgagctatcagaaaaaaaaggtttcactatgtcactctcactcaaaaaattctgtatttcggaatatttggatatgggatactcaacctgtatgtatgtgtatatatatatatatatatatatatatatattagtggtatagcctgccgcacacagtattgtccatgttaggagtgctggatacataatatgttacaatagtcccagaaggaaggtgcctctgagcactgaaacagctgtcgacctacctgtttgttgctggaggcttgcactacttaccacgttgaaatggtgatatgatattatgcagtttttttgacaccccatgtgcttctactaatgtttcttgcctctggtgcttttaagatcttattttttgataaagattttattatgcagtaatttggaggtgctggtttcttttcttctgggactatatatatatatatatatatatatatatatatatatatatataatgtgtgtgtaagtTCTGTCCTGTCCCTAACATGCGCATGTCCCAAAGACTCCCACTACAAGGAAGACAGGAATGATAGCCCTACAGAAGATGAGGACCAGGCTGGCCACCAGGAACAAAGGTAAGTATTTGAGCATAGGTTGGGggtgttggcagagtattgcggtgcctggtgcagtgacgttagtCCACACTTAATGAGTTAAACAGCAATACAGGTTTATTTAgtatacacacaggtgacttggatatACGCTGTAATGATAGGCAATTGGCCCCTTACAACAGACAGAGTAACACAGTGCTGGTAGCAGTATTTATTGGTATGCTGATGTGGCTGCGGTATGTCAGCAGGGGATGTCTCCGGTGGTAAGGGGTGGAGGACTGCACGTCCGTGCAGTTTGACTCCCGCTGTGAAGGAAATGCACCGCCCGTCTCTCCTATAGCTCCGGCAGCGCGGTACATGCAGGAACGCTTTAAGTCTTTCTCtcactcttaaggtgggtacacactaatagatatatctgcagatcaattgatctgcagatatatctatggacggatcgggcagtgtgttgagcatacacactgcccgatacgtCGGGGactgactgacatcatgaactgggcgggcgtgtacacccgcccgcccagttcatctgtcaatcaccgccggccgccgcagcatgtgtacgggcgctcagccgaccgccccgtacacacacagcgacgcgccaatatatcggtagatatattggccgtcggctgtgctgcggggccgacgcaatacgtctgtgaacaacggagttcacagacgtatcggccgtacacactggccgacggtcccgtgatatattggccgttcagaagaacggccgatatatcgaccagtgtgtacgggcctttacactgAGCTCCACTCCCGGTCTCAGCTCTCACTCAACTCTCTGTGTCACTAAGATGGAGGAACAGACCATGCGCTAGGCTCCGCCTCCCTAAGACACTGGCACAAGGGGATGAACACTAGGGGATGTGCTCATGGGATCCTATGCAACTGGAGACAGGTGCAGAGCGCACCATTATCTTACAGGGGGGAGAGGAGCAGGGGGGATGGGGGATCATCAGCAGTCACAGCAGTCTATATTATAATTGCATAAAGGTCTCTGACAGTCATGGCTCCCACAGCTAGGGAGATCGGACAGTTCCTAACCAGAGGGAAGGGCCGAATGGGCCATCtcaatggggtaagtatgggagtggggtgggggtgggatggCGAGGGTGCAGGGTTGGCCAGAGCTTGTGTTTCGTATGTTGCTTTTCATATCATGTGAGCTTCTTATATTTTAGATGCTGCTTTTCCCATTCTATATCATCTTGTACATTGTACTTCATATACTGTATAACCAATGTGATCAATGAAGGGCTTCCGGGTTCCGGACGTTTGCTGGATTGTAAATGAAATGTAtggaatctaatgggccctacagactgggcgacccgagCTGCCAGACCGCCGATACggcatacgggcgacccggcggcggggggggggggggggtttcttcactccccccgtcacccggctccatagcaatgcatgctataaTGGACGATACTGTCCATAtcggcctgcatgtttaaacgagccggcaccagtgatgaacgagcgcggagccgcacatcattcatcgttggtcctgtcaaagtcggaaaaatatcatgctacacgttgccatatattcacctcatgcgcttgcccgctgcacgtgcacattctctcccgtgcgtgcggatactcgcagctgcgtgatggcgcctcctcggccatacgctcgagcgcgtggtatgtgcatttacggtagggtttgtgtgc encodes:
- the LOC134988240 gene encoding apovitellenin-1-like → MRLAVTAATILLLGFFCDGGAEGKAVAKRHVRRDWLIIPDTLAFYVYTAVNNVSPEAGKVLMDIFETPLVQDTRGFLIQTTSSLTVKAEEYYQKVTDFLQDIKAKEDN